CAGGAGTAGTATAGAAATAAGATGGCAGTGGTAGTGTATATACTTGAGCACAAATACGAAGAGGCCTTCTTAAGTATGACACCACCAGGGGACAGCATCATCACCAGCATTGaacaaagatgaaaggaagaaaCAATGGCAAGCATCAATCAAGATAGTCCACTCTTCCCCAGGCAGGCACCAGCATCAGGTTACCTAACTGTCAGGTTTTAAACTTTGAATCATGATGCACACTGCTCCCTAGCTAGTAGCTAGCTTGTCCTGATGGGCTAGCTACCACTACTACAGTAGTAATAGTATGATCCTAAAGAAACAGTGATGAACGGTGCTCATCAGTTTATGCATCGATCATTGAGATTGAAAGAGAAAAGCGAAAGGGATGGAGGAAGAAGGAAAACAAACAAAAGCTACTAGTAACAATTTGGTGATGATCGATAATCCTTCTAGTAAAGCAAATATTGAAGCAGTGGATAATGGAGAGATGCATGGCAAGTCCGAAAAGTAATGAAACCAGATAGGCTAGTCGTGTGTCAATCTGTGGTGGCCGTTTGATCACCTCGGATAGCCGTGGAAGAAATGCGCGCCGCCGTACGGAGGGCCGGGCGTCGGGTACGGGTCCATGACCACAGCCGATGACGAGCCGGGCCCCGCGACGCTGCCTTCGCCCGCCGCGGCCGTGCTCGGGGAGGACCCCTCGGTGGCGTGgcggaagccgccgccgccgcccgcagcGACCGACGGGTCCGGGCCGACGTCGTGCAGGATGCCCTTGAAGACGTGGCCGGCGATGCTGACGCTGGTCTGGTACGCCACCTCGGCGTCGGGCTCGTCGACCGGGCCCAGGCGGACGCAGCGGAACAGCGCCTCCGAGCTCACCTCCCGCGGGAACcgctccgccaccaccgccatctgcTGCAGCTGCTCCCCTGATCGATCAATCAAGCACATGGTGGTATCGATCGATTAGCAAGCAGCTAGCTAGCTCAGCTAGCTAAAAGATTATTGGGTACGGTAGTGATGAATTGCTTGCTTGTTAGCTAGCAGTGAAGACGTGCAGTACAGTTTATAGCAGCAAGAAATTAAAATACGTACCCGAGGAAGTGGTAGTGGCGGTGGTAGAGGAGGGCTGGGCACCGGCGTCGCGGTGGCGCTTGGAGGgctcggcggcgccggcggcctgctgctgctgtcgctctCGGCGCTTGGCGGCGGGCACCCAGGTGGACTTGACATGGGTGGGGCAGTCGAAGCCCCGGCTCTTGCAGCAGGTGCGGCAGCGCATGTGGACGCAGTCCTTCTTGGCCTGGTTGCCGCA
This DNA window, taken from Miscanthus floridulus cultivar M001 chromosome 13, ASM1932011v1, whole genome shotgun sequence, encodes the following:
- the LOC136501793 gene encoding protein SHORT INTERNODES 1-like, giving the protein MAGFPLGGGGGHGRGDHPHVNPSSGSGSESAAAAAAYLYTAAAATAPRGGFQLWPHHPAQEHHHHFYAPNIIRFADDPMAAAAGSSRGGRGSASGAGAGTISCQDCGNQAKKDCVHMRCRTCCKSRGFDCPTHVKSTWVPAAKRRERQQQQAAGAAEPSKRHRDAGAQPSSTTATTTSSGEQLQQMAVVAERFPREVSSEALFRCVRLGPVDEPDAEVAYQTSVSIAGHVFKGILHDVGPDPSVAAGGGGGFRHATEGSSPSTAAAGEGSVAGPGSSSAVVMDPYPTPGPPYGGAHFFHGYPR